In the Streptomyces spororaveus genome, TCGGAGAGCTCCCTGGCGGCGGCCCCCGCCAGGTCCTCGTCCCCGCGGACGAATCCTCCGGGCAGCGCCCAGCGCCCCTGGAACGGCTGCTCACCTCTGCGGACGACCAGCGCGCAGAGCGCGTGGCGCCGCACGGTGAGCACGACCAGGTCGACGGTGACGGCGAAGGGCGGATAGGCCGACGGGTCGTAGGGCGACATGCCGCGATCATAGTCGTCTGCCTGACGATAAACAGCGCTTTGGTGACCTTGAAGAGACCTCTGCGGAGGCTGGGGGCCTTCGGACGGCCGGACGGTCCGGCCGGAACGGGGTGCGCGGACTCAGCCACCCAACTGGAGCGCATCGGCCGCCTCCTCCACCATGCCGAGCCCGAGCCGGCTGATCCGGACGGCGAAGGGCTCCCCCGCCACCCGCAGACCGGAGAGTCTGAGTGCGCCCAGAGGGGCTCCGGGGAGGGGCACGAGGGCGACCGTGCCGGCGGGGGCGTCGGGGCGGATTCCGGCGAGGGCGGTCAGCGCGTGGATCCCGGCGGCCGCGGCCACGGCGGCCGGGCGGCATGCCGCCGGGTGGGGTACCGGGGCGCTGCCCGCGGTGCGCTGCCCTGCCGCGAACATCTCCGGCAGCCGGTATCCGAAGGCCTCGGCCGCGTCCAGCAGGCCTCCGAGGAGGCCGGCGGCCTCCTTCTGGAAGCCTGCCTGGGCCAGGCCCGCCACGGCCACCGCGCTCTCGTACGCCCGCACGGCGCCCGAGCGGTGGCCGAACGGGTTGTGCCCGGGCTCCTTGACGGCCATGCTCCGCAGCCCCCATCCGGAATCCATGGCGGGGGCTCCGAGCAGCCGGGCCAGCTGCTCGGCCCGGGGCCGGTCCAAGAGCCCCGGCGCGAGTCGGCCGCCGCCGAGCAGTCCGGTGTCGAGCAGGTGGGCGGCCGCCCCCGTCAGCCGCGGCAGCGGCCTCCCGTCGGGGTGCAGGGCCGAGGCGGGGCGGCCGCCGTCCGGGCCGACGATCCAGAACCCGGCCCGGAACCGCTCCCGCAGCCCGGCCGCCCGCTCCCGCCACTCCTCGGCTCCGGGCCGCCCGCACGCGGCGAGCAGATCGGCGCCGAGCACGGCGGCCCGATGGGCGTGGGCCTGGGTCTCGCAGCGCCGCGGGCCCGGGTCGGGATCGGCCAGGAAGCCGTCCTCCCCCAGCGCGCCGCGCAGCCAGTCCAGGCACCTCTCGGCGGCCGGGAGCAGCTGGGCCACCTCCTCTTCGGGCATGCCCCAGAGCCGGGCCTCGGCCAGCACCGCCGGGAAGGCCAGGGTCGCCTCGGTGCCGGTGCATCCCGGTGGGAGCTGCGCGCCCGCTCCGCGCAGCGGGCCCGGGATCTTCCCGAGGTCGGACCCCCGCTCCTCGGTCTGGGTCCGGGCGAGGATGCGCAGGGTGGCCGCGGCGAGCCCGGTTCCGAGCGGCAGCGCCATCCGGGCGGCCCATAGGGATTCCGCCGGGGCCAGACCCAGCCGCCAGGGCGCTCCCGCCGCCGCGAAGGCGTCGCCCGGGTGCTCGGGGTCCCGCAGGAGCAGCGCGCCCAGGTCCTGGACGCTGGTCCGCAGCCATGCCTCGGCCCTCGGATCGTCCCCTTCGGCCCGGGCGTCGGCCAGCGGGTTGGCCACCTGCCCGGCAGGGGCCCGTCCGACCCGGTGCTGCGTGGTCCGCAGCTCGATGGTCCGGGATTCGCCGGGAGCCAGTTCGAGCTGCCAGCGCAGCAGCCCCGCCGAGGCCAGCGCGTCGTCCGGCGGCGGCTCGGCGGCGGTCACGGCCTGCGCCTCGCCGGTGCTCCAGCGCAGCCCGGCGGCATGCACCCCGGCGGTCAGCTCCGGCCCCGCCTGGCCGGCGGCCACGGCGGCCAGCTCCGTCAGGTCGGTGCCGAGCAGCACCTCCACGGGCAGGCGGACCGGCCGGGCCGTGAAACTGCGCAGGGTGATCCGCTCGGTGCCGTCCGCGTGCCGGACCCGTTCCACACCGATGTCGGGGTCGGGGCCCGGCTCGGCGCCGGTGCGCACGGTCGCGGTGAAGACGGCCCGGTCCGCAGCGAGGCTGCGCCCCTGCACCGCGACCGGCTCCCGGCCGCCGACGCGCAGTACGCAGCGGGAGAGCAGGCGGCGGCCCGATCGGTAGATCCCGTCGATCCCCTGTCCCGTCAGCTGGCCGTGCTCCGGGGAGATGACCAGACAGGGGGCGGCGACGCAGATGACGGCGCCGTGCACGGGCGGCAGTTCGGACCTGCGGGCGGCGGGCACGCCGGGTAGGCGGGGAGGTGCGGCATGAGACATGTGTCGCCTTGTCTGCGCTCCGGTCGGTTCAGCGGGACGGCGGGGCGGCCGGGCCCCCACCGCCCCCCAGCTGAACGCCCCCGACCCCGCCCGGGTCACGGGCCCTGACGCCGTCCGGGCGTGCCCGGGGTGAAGCGGGCGTCGCCGGGGCGGGCCCGGGGCGCATCCGGGCGGCCGTACGGGGCCGCCGGACGACGCGGAACGCCGCGCGCTCACTGTTCGCTCCCCGCGGTGCGGCGGGACCCGCGGCGGGGAGCCGTCCGGCCCCGCCTGCCGGGCGGACGGGTACCGGCCGAGGCGCGCCCCCGGCGGGGCTCCCGGCGGCGCCGCTCCTCCCGCAGGCACTGCCGCAGCCCCTCGGGGTCGATCCCCTCGTTGCAGGCGTGGTGGAGAAGCCGGGCGAAGCGGTACTCGGCGTCCGCCCGCAGGGCCAGGCCGAAGGCGATCCGGGCGGTCGGCTCGTCCCCCGTCGACCACGACACCCAGCCGGCGAGGGTGAGCGGGGCCGCGGCGTGCTCGCCGTAGGCCCCGACACAGCGCCGGGCCAGGGCCCGCCACAGGCGCAGGGCCGGGGCCGCCTCCTCGTCCTCCATCCATTCGGCCGCGATGTCCCGGATCTCGCGGTCCTGGAGGCCGAGGATCAGCGCGGCCGCCTCGTCGTGTCCGAGCAGGGCGTCGTCCCAGTCGTCGGCGTGGGCGCCGCCGCCTTCGGCGGGCGGGGCCAGAGTCATGCGCCGCATGAGGGTCCGCGCCAGGGCGATGGTCTCGGCGCCGACCTCCTCGCGGGTGGCCCCGTCGAGGATCTTGGGCATCAGCGCGGCGGCGGCCCGGTCGAGGGCCCGTTCCGCCTGCTCGGCCACGGCCCCGCGCAGCGGTGCCAGCCTGCCCTCGATCTCCCTGAGGGATCCCCGGACCTGGAGCCCGGCGAAGGTGGCCGTCGCGGCCAGCACGGAGGTACCGACGGCGGCCAGCCGGCTGCCCTCGGCCGGGCAGCACCGCTCGTCGGGGCATACGTAGGACCAGAACCGTCCCCCGGACAGGCACAGGGCCTCCAGTACGGGCACGTCCAGGGCGCCGCAGGCCAGCCGGATCCGCTGGGCGAGCGGCCGCAGCCGGGTCATCACCGCCCGGCCGTCCTCCTCCCCGCCCGGCTCCTGGCAGAGGTAGACGACGATGCCGTCGGGCTTGCCGCCGCGCCGTTCGCTGCCCCGGATCAGGCACTCGGCGACCTGTCGGGCGGTGTCCTCCCATTCCGCGGGTGTGGCGGGGATGCCGACGCGGAGCCGCCCGCCGAAGCGTCCGCCCTCGCCGTGCACGGCGACCATGACGAGGGAGTCCGTCGGGTGGAAACCGAGCATGTAGGGCAGCGCGTCGGCCAGTTCGGCCGGGCTGCGCAGGGTGATCTGGGGTCCGGTGGCGGGTCCGGTGGCGGCTCCGTCGGGGCTGACGGAGGGCCGGTCGGACGGGGTGCGCGCTTCGTGGTTGTTCGTCAT is a window encoding:
- a CDS encoding glycogen debranching N-terminal domain-containing protein, whose translation is MSHAAPPRLPGVPAARRSELPPVHGAVICVAAPCLVISPEHGQLTGQGIDGIYRSGRRLLSRCVLRVGGREPVAVQGRSLAADRAVFTATVRTGAEPGPDPDIGVERVRHADGTERITLRSFTARPVRLPVEVLLGTDLTELAAVAAGQAGPELTAGVHAAGLRWSTGEAQAVTAAEPPPDDALASAGLLRWQLELAPGESRTIELRTTQHRVGRAPAGQVANPLADARAEGDDPRAEAWLRTSVQDLGALLLRDPEHPGDAFAAAGAPWRLGLAPAESLWAARMALPLGTGLAAATLRILARTQTEERGSDLGKIPGPLRGAGAQLPPGCTGTEATLAFPAVLAEARLWGMPEEEVAQLLPAAERCLDWLRGALGEDGFLADPDPGPRRCETQAHAHRAAVLGADLLAACGRPGAEEWRERAAGLRERFRAGFWIVGPDGGRPASALHPDGRPLPRLTGAAAHLLDTGLLGGGRLAPGLLDRPRAEQLARLLGAPAMDSGWGLRSMAVKEPGHNPFGHRSGAVRAYESAVAVAGLAQAGFQKEAAGLLGGLLDAAEAFGYRLPEMFAAGQRTAGSAPVPHPAACRPAAVAAAAGIHALTALAGIRPDAPAGTVALVPLPGAPLGALRLSGLRVAGEPFAVRISRLGLGMVEEAADALQLGG
- a CDS encoding DUF4192 domain-containing protein, which gives rise to MTNNHEARTPSDRPSVSPDGAATGPATGPQITLRSPAELADALPYMLGFHPTDSLVMVAVHGEGGRFGGRLRVGIPATPAEWEDTARQVAECLIRGSERRGGKPDGIVVYLCQEPGGEEDGRAVMTRLRPLAQRIRLACGALDVPVLEALCLSGGRFWSYVCPDERCCPAEGSRLAAVGTSVLAATATFAGLQVRGSLREIEGRLAPLRGAVAEQAERALDRAAAALMPKILDGATREEVGAETIALARTLMRRMTLAPPAEGGGAHADDWDDALLGHDEAAALILGLQDREIRDIAAEWMEDEEAAPALRLWRALARRCVGAYGEHAAAPLTLAGWVSWSTGDEPTARIAFGLALRADAEYRFARLLHHACNEGIDPEGLRQCLREERRRREPRRGRASAGTRPPGRRGRTAPRRGSRRTAGSEQ